In Xiphophorus hellerii strain 12219 chromosome 13, Xiphophorus_hellerii-4.1, whole genome shotgun sequence, the following proteins share a genomic window:
- the gmeb1 gene encoding glucocorticoid modulatory element-binding protein 1 isoform X2, translating into MANTNEVTVSVGDMVMVKNEDEGDSDDPNKTQVILQLQPISTGDESAETDAAVMAVEAQSEQTEGDDVEIGCPITCGDCKAVLLVKKFVCPGINVKCVKYEDQLISPKQFVHLSGKATLKDWKRAIRMGGVMLRKMMDSGQLDFYQHSTLCTNTCRSTKFDLLINNTRFPPDSTGLTTPTSSQVQTVLGNGGTVTDDRAEIMGRKLDWSSSSMESGDKKGSSEISEDTLNFWKGIADVGLLGEVVTNINTELIQMLDGVLQRREQNALQDTEVAVLSNLAQVFGLLDSVKKILERRKQQTDPSQEQILSTLSNLEVQLEEQKKQQQVRALLSSPQAAKSKAIAKRPTKRPRLHRPASTTTLLTSPISQQATLQPQQFTVLSPISLSSVGQPFTVAGLPIASLAQSSNTVTLLPAGSQLFTRYMVTGDGKGDAITLHPSSGLTLVGTTAVQDSSQLGTVMSPVELVHLSQHAGGAEMVPIEGQVVDGTMLVQQEVMQGDMEAGQEHTVIEINPTPVEQTVGMMELQLAEEPGREATAMVVQSGIEVTMAADAEDTQCQLQEAQTEAVQGLQLDASGQLSGVQIVVIEENTQDDNKAK; encoded by the exons ATGGCAAACACAAATGAGGTGACGGTGTCTGTGGGGGACATGGTGATGGTGAAGAATGAGGATGAAGGTGATTCAGATGACCCCAATAAGACTCAGGTCATCCTGCAGCTCCAGCCTATCAGCACTGG TGATGAGTCAGCTGAAACCGATGCAGCTGTTATGGCTGTAGAAGCTCAATCAG AGCAGACAGAGGGGGATGATGTTGAAATTGGCTGTCCTATAACCTGTGGGGACTGTAAAGCTGTGTTGCTTGTGAAAAAATTTGTGTGCCCTGGAATCAACGTGAAATGTGTTAAG TATGAAGACCAGTTGATCAGTCCAAAGCAGTTTGTGCACCTGTCTGGAAAAGCCACTCTGAAAGACTGGAAGAGAGCCATCAGGATGGGGGGAGTCATGCTAAG GAAAATGATGGATTCAGGTCAGCTGGACTTCTATCAGCACAGCACCCTGTGTACCAACACATGCCGCAGTACCAAGTTTGACCTATTAATCAACAACACTCGCTTCCCTCCGGACAGTACCGGCCTTACTACGCCCACATCCTCTCAGG TTCAGACGGTCCTGGGTAACGGCGGGACGGTGACTGACGATCGAGCCGAGATAATGGGCAGGAAGTTGGACTGGAGCTCCAGCTCCATGGAATCTGGAGATAAGAAGGGATCCAGTGAGATCTCAG AGGACACGCTGAATTTCTGGAAGGGCATTGCTGACGTGGGCCTACTGGGGGAAGTGGTGACCAACATCAACACGGAGCTGATCCAGATGCTGGACGGCGTGCTCCAGCGAAGAGAGCAAAATGCCTTACAGGACACAG AGGTGGCTGTACTCAGTAACCTTGCCCAAGTCTTCGGCCTGCTGGACTCGGTCAAGAAGATTCTGGAGAGGAGAAAACAGCAGACGGACCCCAGCCAGGAGCAGATCCTCAGCACCCTCTCCA acCTGGAAGTTCAgttggaagaacaaaaaaagcagcagcaggtgcGAGCGCTGCTCTCTTCCCCTCAAGCGGCCAAAAGCAAAGCCATCGCTAAGCGTCCAACCAAGCGTCCCCGCCTCCACAGGCCGGCCTCCACCACCACCCTCCTGACGTCCCCCATCAGCCAGCAGGCCACCCTGCAGCCCCAGCAGTTCACTGTACTCTCCCCCATCTCCCTGTCCTCTGTCGGCCAGCCGTTCACCGTGGCAGGGCTGCCTATCGCCTCCTTAGCCCAGTCCTCCAACACTGTCACCCTGCTCCCTGCCGGCTCCCAGCTCTTCACTCGCTACATGGTGACCGGAGATGGAAAGGGAGATGCCATCACTTTGCACCCTTCCTCGGGCCTCACACTGGTAGGCACTACTGCAGTTCAAGACTCCAGCCAGCTTGGTACGGTGATGAGCCCTGTGGAGCTGGTGCACCTGAGCCAGCACGCCGGCGGCGCGGAGATGGTCCCCATTGAAGGTCAAGTGGTGGACGGCACCATGCTGGTGCAGCAGGAGGTGATGCAAGGGGACATGGAAGCCGGCCAGGAGCACACAGTCATCGAGATCAACCCCACCCCCGTAGAGCAAACGGTGGGgatgatggagctgcagctggcCGAGGAGCCGGGCAGGGAAGCCACCGCCATGGTGGTCCAGAGCGGGATTGAGGTAACCATGGCGGCGGATGCAGAGGACACACAGTGCCAGTTGCAGGAGGCACAGACTGAGGCCGTTCAGGGGCTGCAGCTGGATGCTAGCGGACAGCTATCAGGGGTGCAGATCGTGGTGATAGAGGAAAATACTCAGGATGACAACAAGGCCAAATAA
- the gmeb1 gene encoding glucocorticoid modulatory element-binding protein 1 isoform X1: protein MANTNEVTVSVGDMVMVKNEDEGDSDDPNKTQVILQLQPISTGDESAETDAAVMAVEAQSEQTEGDDVEIGCPITCGDCKAVLLVKKFVCPGINVKCVKYEDQLISPKQFVHLSGKATLKDWKRAIRMGGVMLRKMMDSGQLDFYQHSTLCTNTCRSTKFDLLINNTRFPPDSTGLTTPTSSQVQTVLGNGGTVTDDRAEIMGRKLDWSSSSMESGDKKGSSEISEDTLNFWKGIADVGLLGEVVTNINTELIQMLDGVLQRREQNALQDTDSCLVEVAVLSNLAQVFGLLDSVKKILERRKQQTDPSQEQILSTLSNLEVQLEEQKKQQQVRALLSSPQAAKSKAIAKRPTKRPRLHRPASTTTLLTSPISQQATLQPQQFTVLSPISLSSVGQPFTVAGLPIASLAQSSNTVTLLPAGSQLFTRYMVTGDGKGDAITLHPSSGLTLVGTTAVQDSSQLGTVMSPVELVHLSQHAGGAEMVPIEGQVVDGTMLVQQEVMQGDMEAGQEHTVIEINPTPVEQTVGMMELQLAEEPGREATAMVVQSGIEVTMAADAEDTQCQLQEAQTEAVQGLQLDASGQLSGVQIVVIEENTQDDNKAK, encoded by the exons ATGGCAAACACAAATGAGGTGACGGTGTCTGTGGGGGACATGGTGATGGTGAAGAATGAGGATGAAGGTGATTCAGATGACCCCAATAAGACTCAGGTCATCCTGCAGCTCCAGCCTATCAGCACTGG TGATGAGTCAGCTGAAACCGATGCAGCTGTTATGGCTGTAGAAGCTCAATCAG AGCAGACAGAGGGGGATGATGTTGAAATTGGCTGTCCTATAACCTGTGGGGACTGTAAAGCTGTGTTGCTTGTGAAAAAATTTGTGTGCCCTGGAATCAACGTGAAATGTGTTAAG TATGAAGACCAGTTGATCAGTCCAAAGCAGTTTGTGCACCTGTCTGGAAAAGCCACTCTGAAAGACTGGAAGAGAGCCATCAGGATGGGGGGAGTCATGCTAAG GAAAATGATGGATTCAGGTCAGCTGGACTTCTATCAGCACAGCACCCTGTGTACCAACACATGCCGCAGTACCAAGTTTGACCTATTAATCAACAACACTCGCTTCCCTCCGGACAGTACCGGCCTTACTACGCCCACATCCTCTCAGG TTCAGACGGTCCTGGGTAACGGCGGGACGGTGACTGACGATCGAGCCGAGATAATGGGCAGGAAGTTGGACTGGAGCTCCAGCTCCATGGAATCTGGAGATAAGAAGGGATCCAGTGAGATCTCAG AGGACACGCTGAATTTCTGGAAGGGCATTGCTGACGTGGGCCTACTGGGGGAAGTGGTGACCAACATCAACACGGAGCTGATCCAGATGCTGGACGGCGTGCTCCAGCGAAGAGAGCAAAATGCCTTACAGGACACAG ATTCCTGTCTGGTAGAGGTGGCTGTACTCAGTAACCTTGCCCAAGTCTTCGGCCTGCTGGACTCGGTCAAGAAGATTCTGGAGAGGAGAAAACAGCAGACGGACCCCAGCCAGGAGCAGATCCTCAGCACCCTCTCCA acCTGGAAGTTCAgttggaagaacaaaaaaagcagcagcaggtgcGAGCGCTGCTCTCTTCCCCTCAAGCGGCCAAAAGCAAAGCCATCGCTAAGCGTCCAACCAAGCGTCCCCGCCTCCACAGGCCGGCCTCCACCACCACCCTCCTGACGTCCCCCATCAGCCAGCAGGCCACCCTGCAGCCCCAGCAGTTCACTGTACTCTCCCCCATCTCCCTGTCCTCTGTCGGCCAGCCGTTCACCGTGGCAGGGCTGCCTATCGCCTCCTTAGCCCAGTCCTCCAACACTGTCACCCTGCTCCCTGCCGGCTCCCAGCTCTTCACTCGCTACATGGTGACCGGAGATGGAAAGGGAGATGCCATCACTTTGCACCCTTCCTCGGGCCTCACACTGGTAGGCACTACTGCAGTTCAAGACTCCAGCCAGCTTGGTACGGTGATGAGCCCTGTGGAGCTGGTGCACCTGAGCCAGCACGCCGGCGGCGCGGAGATGGTCCCCATTGAAGGTCAAGTGGTGGACGGCACCATGCTGGTGCAGCAGGAGGTGATGCAAGGGGACATGGAAGCCGGCCAGGAGCACACAGTCATCGAGATCAACCCCACCCCCGTAGAGCAAACGGTGGGgatgatggagctgcagctggcCGAGGAGCCGGGCAGGGAAGCCACCGCCATGGTGGTCCAGAGCGGGATTGAGGTAACCATGGCGGCGGATGCAGAGGACACACAGTGCCAGTTGCAGGAGGCACAGACTGAGGCCGTTCAGGGGCTGCAGCTGGATGCTAGCGGACAGCTATCAGGGGTGCAGATCGTGGTGATAGAGGAAAATACTCAGGATGACAACAAGGCCAAATAA